A window of Oncorhynchus kisutch isolate 150728-3 linkage group LG10, Okis_V2, whole genome shotgun sequence contains these coding sequences:
- the LOC109897520 gene encoding regulator of G-protein signaling 4-like, with protein sequence PPPPFFSIFLSPEDNRGIQPTLETLLKDERCLAAFRAFLRSEFSEENIEFWLACRDYRKTISPADLFWKATEIYQEFLHPQAQREINVDHHIHEKIKRSMKAPALCCFDEAVRHVYKLMESDSYSRFLRSDAYLGLGRKARTFW encoded by the exons CCACCCCCCCCATTTTTTTCAATCTTTTTAAGTCCAGAGGACAATAGAGGAATCCAGCCAACTCTTGAGACCTTGTTGAAGGATGAAA GGTGCCTTGCAGCCTTCCGAGCCTTCCTGCGGTCCGAATTCAGTGAGGAGAATATAGAATTTTGGCTAGCATGCAGAGACTACAGAAAGACCATCTCACCGGCTGACCTGTTCTGGAAAGCAACAGAGATCTACCAGGAGTTCCTCCATCCCCAGGCCCAGAGAGAG ATCAACGTTGACCACCACATCCACGAGAAGATCAAAAGGTCCATGAAAGCCCCTGCTCTGTGCTGCTTTGACGAGGCAGTGAGACATGTGTACAAACTGATGGAGAGCGACTCGTATTCCAGGTTCCTCAGGTCAGATGCCTACCTGGGGCTCGGACGCAAAGCCAGGACCTTCtggtag